A window of the Penaeus monodon isolate SGIC_2016 chromosome 11, NSTDA_Pmon_1, whole genome shotgun sequence genome harbors these coding sequences:
- the LOC119578819 gene encoding DNA repair protein RAD50-like (The sequence of the model RefSeq protein was modified relative to this genomic sequence to represent the inferred CDS: added 271 bases not found in genome assembly) — protein MSKLEKMQIMGIRSFGPEEPRKIQFFSPLTLILGQNGCGKTTIIESLKYITTGDAPPGCGKGASFVHDPKLAKEVTVRGQIKLMLKDTKGATLVTTRSLEATQKLKKIECKTIDATLQRRRPDGSTDAISSKCADFEAEISNALGVSKPILNNVIFCHQEESNWPLDEGKKVKEKFDAIFNATKYIKCLDTIRKLRAEMKTKVKNMHEVIDGLRKWRDEANRKRDDLKASCEQQNKIKVQKSKLKEELEPIRERLKEICDLEENVGRLNGELIGEKHKLEALRQSQADLRATLLEQLDCSDEELHRMIQDFQRNLENMEEEQEKVMSRMQSIQREKEKNQAEMSRTERLRGEYEAAYKTQQDYLKERNRRMSSITKEFSFAEFMGVEDFSEQQAQSLLSKLLKVVEEERKKIAEKKEEYERKEQAVQKEIDGLRTSEAALDHDIKTKGKQLDETGKKIRQLKQTLMRNESDLSDMDLDSLKVELTQVEDMIAKEESKVNLTELTAEIETAKKNKREGEHEVDEIKRVVAKMNRQANARSQYDIHMKEKKELENKIEFLKRKHADEFEHLLEAIPDDNIKNKVDACADSLRRRVTELRQEIEGLNKRRTQLSMSIKGQKQQQSRKEQEIRELESKIDNICDGMNLDEALEKSKEVKDNLTRERGDLSSSITVLNRFTAKLRQRDCCPLCHRDFPSKDEVNQLIEELEGKVISIPGKLEEVKVKLDKQEKVHDQIIQLKPQRNLANSAKVELDKIRAQIEEEMKELAKVDSELESQKEMLDMTQGDEEMARQIQPDVITIENNLRKVKQLKIQIDDLQATLGSSDGGMTMEEAVTRQSELEDKLRKLQAKVEELQERLQEHKDRLQGLKDRKLRLSTQELELKTKLQETEKLKEDISKLDEERNKLTEDIEKAQVDIAPFKFQITTKTSEKTKLMEEKDSWIDTQNNKVSTILETHRRANDLHKNISAYISRREENQLKEIREKVSTLQEAASSLEAQKKTVDEQNRDIEKQLANQKQRKRNLDDEKKIREKETEAKRVQKAIRNLEERIRGFDYDKLIDEKTELLQKSSRIDNQGGILDGRLQEVNKSIQTLESELRRKEIRDAEKNYKQKFVEMKCTDVAADDLNKYYTVLDTAIMQFHSDRMRTINSIIRELWRSTYRGNDIDYIEIQTDEAESQGADKRRTYNYRVVMVKNGTDMDMRGLVCW, from the exons atgtccaagtTGGAGAAAATGCAAATTATGGGTATTCGGAGCTTCGGCCCAGAGGAACCCCGGAAAATTCAGTTTTTTTCACCTCTGACACTGATCTTGGGTCAAAATGGTTGTGGAAAAACA ACTATAATTGAGTCACTGAAATACATCACAACAGGTGATGCTCCTCCAGGCTGTGGAAAAGGAGCATCATTTGTCCATGATCCAAAGTTAGCAAAGGAAGTTACT GTGCGTGGTCAGATCAAGTTAATGCTAAAAGACACAAAAGGAGCAACTCTTGTAACAACTCGCTCCTTGGAAGCCACACAGAAGCTGAAGAAAATTGAATGTAAGACCATAGATGCAACATTGCAAAGAAGGAGGCCAGATGGCAGTACAGATGCTATATCTAG TAAGTGTGCTGACTTTGAAGCAGAAATATCAAATGCCTTGGGTGTTTCAAAACCTATCCTGAACAACGTTATATTTTGTCACCAGGAGGAATCAAATTG GCCTCTAGATGAAGGtaagaaggtgaaagaaaaattTGATGCCATATTCAATGCCACTAAATACATCAAATGTCTTGATACGATACGTAAGCTACGTGCGGAAATGAAAACAA AGGTGAAAAACATGCATGAAGTCATTGACGGCCTCAGGAAGTGGCGAGATGAGGCAAACCGAAAGCGTGATGACTTGAAGGCATCTTGTGAGCAGCAAAATAAAATTAAGGTTCAAAAGAGTAAACTGAAGGAAGAACTGGAGCCAATTCGAGAACGTCTGAAGGAAATCTGTGACTTGGAAGAGAATGTTGGCCGTTTGAATGGAGAGCTGA tTGGAGAGAAGCATAAACTTGAAGCCCTAAGGCAGAGCCAGGCAGACCTGCGGGCGACCCTTTTGGAACAATTGGACTGTTCAGACGAGGAGCTGCACCGCATGATACAGGATTTTCAAAGGAACTTAGAGAAcatggaagaggaacaggagaag GTAATGTCTCGGATGCAAAGCattcagagagagaaggagaagaatcaaGCTGAGATGTCTAGGACAGAAAGACTTCGAGGAGAATATGAGGCAGCTTACAAAACACAGCAGGATTACCTGAAGGAACGAAACAGACGGATGTCAAGCATTACCAAGGAATTTTCCTTTGCAG AATTTATGGGTGTTGAAGACTTCAGCGAACAACAAGCTCAGTCTCTTTTGTCCAAACTCCTCAAGGTTGTTGAAGAGGAACGCAAGAAGATtgcagagaagaaagaggagtatgaaagaaaagaacaagctgTGCAGAAGGAGATTGATGGATTAAG AACCTCTGAAGCTGCCCTGGACCATGACATTAAGACTAAAGGAAAGCAGTTAGATGAAACAGGCAAGAAGATCCGCCAGCTCAAGCAGACGTTAATGCGTAATGAGAGTGATTTGTCAGACATGGATTTAGACTCGCTGAAGGTGGAGCTCACCCAGGTAGAAGATATGATTGCTAAGGAAGAATCAAAAGTCAATTTGACTGAG CTTACTGCAGAGATAGAAACGGCTAAAAAGAACAAACGAGAAGGAGAGCATGAGGTTGATGAAATCAAAAGGGTAGTGGCAAAGATGAACCGCCAGGCTAATGCTCGATCTCAGTATGACATCCatatgaaggaaaagaaggagttagaaaataaaattgaattttt GAAGCGCAAGCATGCTGATGAGTTTGAGCATCTCCTAGAAGCTATTCCTGATGACAACATTAAGAATAAAGTTGATGCTTGTGCAGATAGTCTt CGAAGGCGTGTTACTGAACTTCGACAAGAAATTGAAGGACTGAATAAGCGTAGAACCCAATTGTCCATGAGCATAAAAGGACAGAAACAACAGCAGAGTCGTAAAGAACAGGAAATCAGAG AACTGGAGAGCAAAATAGACAACATCTGTGATGGTATGAATCTAGATGAGGCCCTTGAAAAGTCAAAGGAAGTGAAGGACAATCTTACA CGTGAACGAGGAGATCTCTCCAGTTCCATCACTGTTTTAAATCGTTTCACTGCCAAGCTCCGTCAGAGAGACTGCTGTCCTCTCTGTCACAGAGACTTCCCATCAAAAGATGAAGTCAATCAACTTATTGAggag ctTGAAGGAAAGGTGATTAGTATTCCAGGTAAATTAGAAGAGGTCAAAGTAAAACTTGATAAACAAGAGAAGGTCCATGACCAGATAATACAGCTTAAACCCCAGAGAAACCTGGCAAACAGTGCCAAAGTGGAACTAGACAAGATCAG AGCTCAGAttgaagaggagatgaaagagttGGCTAAAGTAGACTCAGAACTGGAATCCCAGAAAGAAATGCTGGACATGACACAGGGAGATGAGGAAATGGCTCGACAGATCCAACCAGATGTGATCACAATTGAAAACAATTTGAGAAAGGTTAAACAGCTTAAGATTCAAATTGATGATCTCCAGGCAACTTTGGGAAGCTCAG ATGGAGGAATGACCATGGAAGAGGCAGTGACTCGACAGAGTGAACTGGAAGATAAACTTCGCAAGTTGCAGGCCAAAGTTGAAGAATTGCAAGAACGGCTTCAGGAACACAAGGATCGTCTTCAAGGACTTAAAGACCGCAAATTGAGACTTTCCACCCAGGAACTTGAG ttgaAGACCAAGCTTCAGGAAACAGAGAAACTGAAGGAAGACATTTCTAAACTAGATGAGGAACGCAACAAGCTCACAGAGGACATAGAAAAGGCTCAAGTGGATATAGCCCCCTTTAAGTTCCAGATAACGACCAAAACTTCCGAGAAGACAAAGCTCATGGAGGAAAAAGACTCTTGGATTGACACCCAGAATAATAAG GTGAGCACAATCCTCGAGACACACAGGAGGGCAAATGATTTACACAAGAATATCAGTGCTTATATTTCAAGAAGGGAAGAAAACCAGCTGAAGGAAATTCGTGAGAAGGTTTCTACTCTCCAGGAGGCTGCCTCAAGCCTGGAGGCACAAAAGAAGACTGTTGATGAACAAAACCGTGATATTGAGAAGCAGCTTGCCAATCAGAAG CAAAGGAAACGTAACTtggatgatgaaaagaaaatccGTGAGAAGGAGACAGAAGCAAAGCGGGTGCAGAAAGCGATTAGAAATTTGGAGGAACGTATAAGGGGTTTTGACTATGACAAGCTCATAGATGAAAAGACAGAACTCCTGCAGAAGTCTAGTAGAATAGACAATCAA GGAGGCATTCTGGATGGACGTCTACAAGAGGTCAACAAAAGTATTCAGACACTGGAAAGTGAGCTGAGAAGAAAGGAGATTCGAGATGCTGAAAAGAATTATAAGCAGAAGTTTGTGGAAATGAAG